Part of the Metarhizium brunneum chromosome 6, complete sequence genome is shown below.
CGTTTCTGAAAGACACCAAAGGCTCTGGTACGCACATCTTGTCCGTCATTGACCGTTTGCCCACGAGAGATCGCAGGAAATGGCACCAACTAACAGAACTTTGGTCTCAGATCCAGCAGCAAGTGAGCTATTCTTATGGCTTGTTGGCCCGATTCTACAATCCCTCgaccatcatcttcattgcTCGTGCTCCAACGCCATTGCACGACGGCATCCACCACAAACCAGGAACCACCCAATCACCATGGCTCCTTcgacgtactccgtacgcttCACACACCTGACTGGAGAACACAAGACCAACACCTGCCTTTCAAATGAGTAGCCATTCTTTGTGCTACCCTTCGCGACGCCACCACACGCAGCATGTTCTCTCTCGTTGGCGAAGGGGTCACGGGCACAATCTGCGCAGGGTCTTTAGGTGAGGGATAATGGGGGCAAATCCGCAAATCCCGGCCTGTTGTGTTCAGTTGTCGATGTCTGGCAGCGGAAGCCAACCCACCAACCACAAGTCTACTTACTATCGTCTCATCCCTGCTCTCAATATGATGCTGTACAACGACAGCCTTGTGAGTCTGACACACGCCTGTAGACACTTAGGGGAGGCAGATGCAGAGCCATGTCCGTCGTCCATTCTCGTCGGCCTGAGCTTCGGAGAATGGGGAACTTCTAAGCCCCCTCTctgctgctcgtcttttGTCTTGCCCAGCAAGTCTCGCCAGCTTACCATTTCCCGCTGATCCATACACAGTGAGTGGTTCTTGAGACCCTGAGTGCTTGGGGGCGACGGCAGGACCAAACTCCCGGGACCAATATCCTTTCCCTCCGTTTGCTCCCATGGTTTGGCCGGGCCATTTGTTATGTTCGCAGACAGAGAACCCACTACTTGTGACGGCGCTGTCGGAAAGCTTTGTTGCGGAAGTAGATTGGGCTCATCTAGAGGTGGCCGAGCCTCGTTGCTTATCGTAGCAGATTAGTGGATGGTACATATTACGACGGGCTGCGCAATAGCGAATGCGGTACCTTGTGAATCACACCATCTGTCAATCTAGCACCCGTTGGTGCCGCCAGCATGTATATTCTTGCCATTAACCAACGGCAGCACTGACCGCAAAGCCATCCACGCCCCTTCACCCCCCCCCAACGGCCTGCATGGCCCGGCTGTTGGGCTGCATGTGTGCCGGTTATCGTTCGCCGTAGGCAGACGCGGGGACGGATATAAACAAGCCCTCTCCCCAGAAGGGTTGTTGGACTTGGTGGCTGTTGCCACTTGCCCAAGCTTTCATATGTGATACGAATATGAAAGACCTGGTCTACATTTATCATGGAGGCCAGCTGCGGCTCATCTTGCCCAGTTCCTGGAGGCTTTTACAGCTTTAGCCCCAACGTTGGCGGCAACGTCGTGCTACTTGCAATCCACACTCTTCTCTTGCCTGCGGTCCTATACTTTGGTGTGAGATTGCGTACTCGATTCTTctcgttgaccttggcaacAGGTCATCTGCTGAGCTTGCTTGGCTTTGTTGGCAGAGTCTTGCTGCGTCAAACCCCCGACAACCCTGGGCACTTCCTGCTGTCACTCTTGGGCACAGTGTTGGGTCCATCATTTTTCACAGCCTCGATATTTGTGGTATTCCCGCATATACGTCGTGTTTACGGAGAACGTCTTGGTCAAAACAAGCCGACACTTGCTGCTTCCACCTTGTTTGGCTTGACTACTGTGGCGATTGCGGTTGAGGTGGTTGGGATTGTGTTTGTTACTTACAGATATAACGGTCTATCAGTGAGCTGCATGCTACAAGTGACGTGACGAACAAGGCATCGGGGCTAACTTTTGTTCAGAGAACAAAATGTGCTGCAATCGTGCTTGCAGGCTTGAGTGTACAGGCTGTAGCACTGCTGGGGAGTGCAACTGCGTACTTTTGCCTCGTCTTACGATTAAGCTCCGGTGACTGCGTCTCCGATGGGACACACTCAAAAGTCTACACGTCATCCCAGTTTGGAAGATTTCTTCGAGGTAAAGACGAATGAGCAATGCATGGCTCAAAGGCCACTATCTAACCGATTTCTTCCAGGCATTGAGATATCCACCACACTCCTCCTCGCGTATTCAATCTATAGAATCGTTGAGCTAGCCGGCGGTGTGGATGCCGGCTTGTTTCAGAACGAGGTTGCCTTTATGATAATGGACGGCGCATTGCCCCTGGTATCTGCCACTCTTCTCACAGTTTTCCATCCCGGTGCTGCTTTTGGAGCAGCGTGGAAGCAAACATCGCCTCGCCGGCCGAATCGACCGAGTCCCTTGCCTCTTGAGGAGGATGAGCATCAGAAGAGCCACAACACACACTATGCCTACGACCCAAATATCCGTCAACACTTGTCCCCAAGGTCAAACACGTCACAAAAAATGGCAGGGAGTCCGTACGGGCAAGAAATACCGTGCGGACCCTCTGGACTGCCGTCGAACCCGAGGCCAAACGCGAAGCCGCCAAGTCCAATGGTTCCCTCTCCGAGATCAAATAATTCTACAAACAAGCGTCTCAGTGACAGATCAGAGAGGCGAGCTAATCTGCAGAAAGACATGGTGGACAGTGACGCTCTGTGGTAGTGAATGAGTACCGGAATGATGCGTGGATATCTACAATGTTTCAATATTCGTTGGATTGCAGAAGGATATGAGGGTTTCATGCTGGGGCGACGTACCATTGATGTTGTAGGTTGAAGGCCGGAGTCATGAGGTGGCAGCCAAAGTTGGTGGCTCTTATCACAGGGCAAATGTCCACGCGGACACATTTTCTTTTCGCAGACAGGGTACGTTGGAAGCTTATTCTCGCTTTAATTATTACCACATTAGATATACCTTGGGATCGTTCCATAACCCTCCTGATGCGCTGTTGTCGGTCTTTGCTTTTAGTGGTAGTAGCGTCGATGCCGTGAATCAAGACGGTCGAGCATGCGCTCAGTGGTGTTTGTCAACAGAAGCAGGTGCCGAGGCGGTTCAGAGGCGAGTTCCCAACTTGAAATTCAAGAGGACCTAAACTTGGCGGTGCGTCTGTTCGACTTATTCTACTTCCACGAGCCGCGACCGCCCTTATTTGTCGCACCCTTACCGGCCGCCAAGGAAATTAGTATGCGTGTCCCAGATGATTTACGTTTTGAGGTATCAACATGTGCTAACGAAGAGGCGCTCCAAAGCTGCCATCTTCATTATTCTGGCTTGGGGAACCGACTATTTGGGCCGAGGGCCTGTCCAAAAGTCCGTTTACAGTTGGCAATCCGGCTAGAAAGCAGAGTGTGTCGGGGTCTAGTTGATGTAATTTTGGGTATAACAAGTCTGGTATCCATATAGGTGCTTTTATTTCCTCAATGCTCTCGGATGTGagccatgaatggaagaaGCCCAGGAGCATCGTGGAGGTCCGGAGAACATGTACCTgcatatatgtatgtatgttacGGCCACCGCCGAGTCACGCCACTAGTTTCTCGCCTCTTTCGAGGGTGCGAAAAGCACGGGTGAGTGTGTTGATGCTCGTGGAGGCCGATGCCGAGACGGAAGAGGACGCAAAACAACTGCCGCCGCGTCGTCAATTGTCGGATGAACTTAGCCAGGCTCATCCATGCGTCCTCTTCCACAATCAGATACAGAAAGCAGGCAAGCGTGAAAAACCGTTCAGTTGGCACTCTAGAATTTATAAAGTTGCGACCAGTTAGCCCGCGTCAGATACTATAAAATGCTGGCTTTACATGCGACAGAGTCAAGAGTCATGGGTTGCGTCAAATGATGATCCAGATTCCCGTCCATCCGCGGCCTCCGAATTTTCTGACCGTCTTATTCCCCACACAGCTCCCCGACATGAAGACACAAAAACCCTATTCGTCCGTCATTTCCCAAATTTTTGTCAGAGCGAAGACTCTGGAGAGGCAGTGTATTAATGCTTCTGCGACAAGGAAGAGTGCCGATACGCCACGCACGCTCAACTTGGCGCAGGCTCGGTTGAACAAACAAAGCCGGTCTCCCGAGGTACCCAGAGAGAAGGCCGATAGTTTTAACACTGCACAGATCCAGGGTATATCCTGCAGCATACCCTACTGCACCACGCAGCGCAGTCCTTAATACCACAAGACGGCGTGTTGCAATAAGCCATGCAGCTCGGCCAGTCCTCGTGTCGTTTGTCGAGTTCTTGGGTGGGGCTGGCGAGTGTGAGCCCGgcgagggccatggccacaagTGTGAACTTCATGTTTGCTAGAAAATAATGGAGGCGGTGGTAAAAGATGTTGACTCTTGAGGAGGTGAGGCCTGATTGTTCGTTTGGAGCAGAGGCAGCTGCAAGCTTGTATTTATGCTTTTAAAGATGACTATACGCGGTGCGTCCGCTTGTCCGAAGCTGACGCGGGCTTTTGCTCCTGTGAtgcagctgctgcagaaAGACAACGCATCTAGGGTCTCGTGGAGTCTCTTGAATGTAACCGGGCCCTTTCTTACGTGCAGATATATTGGGTAACCAAGCCCTTTCCGGTGATTTAAAAGACTTGTGTCCAATTAGCAGCTTTGTGTTTCTGGAAACACGCCATTCCCGCCTGCGCAAGGACGAGTTGGGACGGAAAGCTGAATGAATGAGCCGGGTTGAATCGTACATGGCCGGAGGTTGCTCCGTTGAGGGCTCCGTAACCTCCCCGCCTGTTCTGTAAGAATGACATCTCGTGTGGTCGGATGACTTCTTCGGGTTTCGAGAACGCATGCGGCAATGACTTACCGTACAGCAACTCGTCCAGTTCGTTGCTGGCGGGTACGTAGGAAACCTGGACATTTCGTTAATGGCTTATGAAGCCTAGGAACCGAGGCAGTTGCTTACTTTCGTTCCATGTCCTGACTTTGCAAGGGAGAAGCAGCCCCGCCTCACATAAATCGTCTGATATCAACATGGACGGGATATGGATCCTCCCGATGGACCGACAGGATTGAAGCTGGTCGGAATTTGAGTCTAATAGTGGTTACAAGAAATGTTGTCCTTTTACCTCGCTTGAGGAATCCTACCGTACTGTTCATGTAAGGCATCAATATTTCTGTTCATGGCCTCACGCATGCCCGCTGGCACAATTGCCGGGTGGGACAGGCTGCAATTCTCTACTGCGCCATTTCCATCTACCTTTATGTGTAAGAGACTCTATTGGGCCGTGGCTTTGGGCGAGCCAATCGATGGCTTCACGGGAAAACTACAATCACACGGTACACTGCGGAATCATGTTGATATACTAGTATGAAAGGAGCCCTGCGAGTCCTGAGACCAAGACTTGGCCCAAAAATTCCTCCCCGCAGGCGATGCAATGTAAAACTTGGGGGAATCACTCCGAGGACCAGCAACTAGTGAGTCCACAGCCGGTGGTGCGCGTTTCATTTGAATAGATTGGCAAACAGCATGAAGCTTATACAGCAACTGCGACGCTGCGGGCCCCATGACTCGGACAAAGATGATGCCACTATTATGCAGCAAAAGCCATGAGGTCTATACAGTGGGTGTAAGTGTATGGGCTGTCACCCACCTGTTCCCCGTCCGGTATGACATGGAAAATTCACGCACACGTGTGCAGCCCGACCAATAGTCGCTCCAGGACTCTTTCAACTGCCTATCGCCACATTCTTTGACGTCCCAAATTGACAAACGAGGTCGATGGTGGTTCTGGCCAGCGTCGCGGCTTCTGTCGGCGCCTTGACGCCC
Proteins encoded:
- the himE_5 gene encoding Efflux pump himE, yielding MEASCGSSCPVPGGFYSFSPNVGGNVVLLAIHTLLLPAVLYFGVRLRTRFFSLTLATGHLLSLLGFVGRVLLRQTPDNPGHFLLSLLGTVLGPSFFTASIFVVFPHIRRVYGERLGQNKPTLAASTLFGLTTVAIAVEVVGIVFVTYRYNGLSRTKCAAIVLAGLSVQAVALLGSATAYFCLVLRLSSGDCVSDGTHSKVYTSSQFGRFLRGIEISTTLLLAYSIYRIVELAGGVDAGLFQNEVAFMIMDGALPLVSATLLTVFHPGAAFGAAWKQTSPRRPNRPSPLPLEEDEHQKSHNTHYAYDPNIRQHLSPRSNTSQKMAGSPYGQEIPCGPSGLPSNPRPNAKPPSPMVPSPRSNNSTNKRLSDRSERRANLQKDMVDSDALW